Part of the Drosophila pseudoobscura strain MV-25-SWS-2005 chromosome 2, UCI_Dpse_MV25, whole genome shotgun sequence genome, CAGTGCGAGTGGGCATGCTGCGGCTCTCCTTCCTCCTAGAGACATGTGCACCCGGCTCGTTTCCCGATCCCCAGCTGGTGGCTGCCGTCCTGGATTTGGTAAGACCTGGCACACTCAATCCTGACGACTCCCCAAACTGATATTAAAACTTTGTTTCCATATTAGCCTCAAGCTCCTTTGGTCTCGCGCGCCACTTTCTTGCTGGAATGCGCGCACTTTGTGCATCTGTGCAACAAGGGTCAATGGCCCGCCTGGATGAAGCAGAACGTTGGCAGCTATCGGGCGTCGGGGGCCAACATCAATGTCAATCAGCTGAAGCAGCAAGTAAGCCAGACCAGTGCCCGGCGTACCCACATCCTGCAGCGGGCCGCTGGCAAAATGTTTCACCAATGGGCGGAGATGGTGGGCGCTCGTCTAGAGGAAATACTCTTCACCGAGCGACTGCAGTACGAGGCGGTTAATGCCAGCCTGACCGATCCCGAGAAACAGagggagctgctgcagcaggacGAAGAGGAGGACTTCCTTGATGAGACATCCGTGAATCCGCACGGAAATGACTGTCCGCATTCGCTGAAACTGATTGCTTGCGTACTGCTCTTCGAGATTACGGCCTTTCTGCGGGACACTTACATAATGCTGCCGAAGACATCGAAGCTGATACATCGGGACAAGCCAGCACCTTGGGAGAAGGTCTACCGCGAGGCGAATCGTCGCTGGTCCATGGCCCTAAGCTCCATGGGTCACTCGCAGACTTCGGCCCAGAGCCTGCAGTCCATCGCAGCGGGAAACGATGGCGCCGGTCAATCGGAACGGAAGATTTCGTTTGTGCTCCACGAGCCAGACAACGAGTCggagaacagcagcaacaccacctTAACCAAGGAGGGAGAAGAAggtaatcaaatcaaaatgaaCCCCTACGTTCCCCTTCTAAGTTATCCTTTCCACCAGCACCTCGACgccctgctgctgcgtctgccGTGCGTCCGTTTTTGCTGCGCCGAGGCACGGCAACGACCACGGGCGGATCCTTCAAGCGTCGCTCCCTGAAGCTGCGTCGCAACACAAAGGACAGCAAGGAAATAGAAACAGACTGTTAGTATAACCAATAGACAACTATTCTCCAGATATTCACACCCCTTACCATTCCTCTTTGAAGTTAACACGCAATCCCGACGCAAGGTCTCGTCGCTCTCTGACCGCAGCGACACCTCGGAACAGGGAATGATTAGTGGCGGTGAGGAGTCCCCGGGCATCCTCAGCGACGACCAGCAGCCCGAGTCGCCAACGGACTCCAATGAAAACGATGATACGGCAAAAAATATGCCCTGGCTCAAGGCAGTCATCGAGATGATGTCCAGCTACAATTACTACTGCACCCACAAGGGATATTGTCATCCGTTCTGCTACAAGCGACACATGCGGTCCTGCACACGACTAATAAAAGCCACAAGAAAGGTGAGATTAGAGATGGTGTTCAAACGGAACTTTTCTTTAATGGAATTCCCCTAATGCCCTAACAGGTCTATGGAGAAGAATTCGGCTTTACCTTTGATGCAGACCATCCTACGGTGGAGCCCACAGTCATTAGCTCCAGCAAGCCGCACACCTCGCGGGCCCGCTCCACGCGCAAAGTATCCGAGCAAAGCTCAACGCAGACATCACCGTCCAAGCGCAAGGATAGCTTGTCCCGCAAGGATCGGTATGGAATGATCTTGTAAGACAAGTCTAGACCTCATTTTGATTCTCGTTTCTGTAGCATCAGCGATGATCCTGACCTGGAAATGGCGGAAAAACTGGCGAAGGCTTTCCGCCAGGAGAAGGAAAAAAAGTTGCAGGAGGAACCACCGATCTTGAAGTTTATTCGGGTCCACATACGCAACCTGTTTCACTTTCCACTGGCCACCCTGCTGAAGGGTGCCGTTGTTCTCACCGAGGAGATGGTGATTGAGGCAATGCCCGCCGCTTGGGAGCTATTGCTGGAGACCAATCACGACACGGCCACATCGAGTGCTGCCGTATTCCTGATGGGCTCCGTGAAGGCACAGAATTTCGCCTTCGATATCATGCAAAGAGCCTTGAAGCACAGGGATCCGGATATACGCATTGGCGCCATTCAGCGCTATCTGGTGCTCTGGAAGTGCCGCTTCCATGTGTGGCCTCGCATGGAGGATAACGCACACGATGTTACCTTTAAGGTGCCACCGGGCGGCATTGAATTCACATTGCCGTCGCCGAAAATTGGCATCGAAAGCCTGCCGGTGGTGGATCCCCCCTGGATGCCCGTGCAGCAGACCAAAGATATGGACGTGACGCTCAACCAAGACAGACATGTGAGTGAGAAGGCTGCAGTAACACTGGGCTATGTAGGAAACGGGAGGGAATCCTTTATGGCCACTAAATAATTGATTTACTTTACAGCGCTCCTTGGTCACCGCCACGAAGAGCCGCAAAATGCAGCAGACGGAGGCCATACGGAATGCCCTGCGCCAGCAGCGGGACAAACAGCGAGCCGAGAGGCACAGCTTCCTCATCACCATGATACCGATCAGTCAGCAAGCCTCACACGAACCTGGCATGGAAAAATTGGAGGACCATGAGGATCAAGAGGAACTCGATGGCACACGAATGTCGTCGCACCTCCATCACTCCCATTCGCTCTTTCCCTCCGTACTGTGCTCGTCCGTTATGCAGATTGTGGGCTGCCTGGACGATGCTGCCATTGGATCGGATGGTAATGCAGTCTACGAGATTGCCTACCAGGTGATTTGGGTGTGCCTTGTCGAGGAATCGGCTCTTTTTCTGCGCTATGTGTTTGAGCGCCTGACCCGCGATCGACAGGACCAGATGTTCAAGCTGCTGCGACACCTCATACGCTTTGTGCCACGTTTGCCCCAGCAGGCGGCCTTTGCCCTCTACAACTCTATCATTGGATACATCATGTTCTATGTACGCTCGTCCAACGACCTGAAGCAGGAGCTCGTGGGATCAGCCCTGTCTGTGCTCTGGATGGTGGTGCACTCTGTCCACGGCATTATGTTCAAGGATTTGAAGCAAATTCTGCGCAAGGAGCAGTGCGATGCCTCCATTTTGCTTACCGCAAATGTGCCTGCTGCCAAGAAGATTGTGGTACACGGACCTGCTGATGACGACTACAATATACCCTCGCAATTTCCAGTACAAGAGGACACACTGTTCTGCCAGTTGTTGAAGGAGGCCCTGGACtattatcccattgatgaGAAGAATACTAGCCATTACTGTCTAGTGGATTATAAGAGCAGTaagttttcatttaattgaagTTCTCCAGctcattttaattttctctcATTCTTGTATGCTAGGCAAAATCCTCAATCCTAATTGGTACATAAGGGACTTGTATTTTTTCAAGCGATCGCAGTATCCAGAAGTTCGTCTAATGCTAATGCGTCCCGAAGAGTCCTTCCTGGCTCTGCAGAAACAGGAGTTGTCGAAAAAGTTCGTTGAGATCGGCAAAGTGCATCTGACTTGGGCCATTCTCAAGAATGTGGACATGGTGGTGCAACGTGTTGTCTTCCTGCACGAGGAGCTAATGAAGCTGCCCTCCTTCCCTCGGAAGGCACTGGAGGTGGACCTGGATCTGCACCACGGCGGCGAGTATGGCAAGGTGCTGCTCGGCCTGGATGTTTTGCACAAGTTTATGTGGGTTCGTCTGATAGCCCGCATGTTCGAGGCCATGGCTGGTAATTTCGCATACTCGGCGGACATACAGCTCTTCCTCAATGTGCTCTCTGGCGCCTCCATCCTCCACGCCGAGGATTCATGCATAATGCGATATGTGATGGCCACATTCATCAACGCTGCTTTCAACTTTAAGAACATATTCTCCACGAATGGGTACTTTATGATTATGCCCACACTGCTGCAAGTTTATTCCCTCCATCAAACCAATAAACTAATCACGACGACCATCGAATACGCTGTAAAACAGTTTTACCTCCTCAACAGAAAGCCCTTCATTCTGCAAATGTTCGGCTCCGTTTCCGCCATACTCGATACGGACGAGGATGGCACCTACGGAGAGGCGCATAAGGTGCAGTCTAGCTGCCTTTTCAATTTATTGCTCAGCCTGGAGGATCCTTCACCAGATCCACTCAACATTGCGGAACTGGTCAAGGAGCCCAAGCCCCTGAAAGCGATTGACTTTTGTTATCATGATGAAGATGACGATGTTACGGTATTGGACTGCATCACGCTCTGTGTGATGGTCGTCTCCTACTCGGCGGAGAGCACTCGTGGCTATCAAATGCTTGTGAGTACTCACTTCAGTCTCCCCAATCCTGTCTTCATTGCATTGTGTTGCTCTTTCAGATCATTCTGGAGGCCATTCTGCCTTGCTATCTGCAACAGATTCAATCGCCCAGCTACATTCCACTTCAGGGCAAGTCCGAACGCGACATCATCTTGCAATTGGCTGTGGCCATTCGCACCATGGTTCACAACTGCGAAGGCCTGGCCAAGAGCTACAATGGACCCTATCGCAATAGTCCCGAGCACAAGGGATCCTCACAACGAAACTGCAGCCGAGGACCGCCCTGTTCACCTGGTCTTGACTTTGAGGAGGAGTCGCATCCAAAGTATGTGACAGATGCTCGTACCAAGAATATGATGGATTCTGCTGAGGATTCCGAAATGATACGCACTGAATATCGGCGACCTCGTGATGTGCTGCTTTCCGTTGTGGCGGATTTCCTAACCAAATCCACGGCCCGTCTGGCAGAGCTGGCAAAGAAGATGCCTGCCGACACGAAGCCTACTGAGGTCCTCGACGCCAAGTGTCACATACGTCTCGCAGACATCGCTCACTCGCTGCTAAAGGTGTCACCCTATGATCCAGAGTCGATGGCCTGTCGTGGGCTCCAACGTTACATGCAGGCTGTGCTGCCTCGGGCGGAATGGTCTAACGATACCTTGCGCAATGCTCTGGTCACTATACTACGGCGCATCGATAAGGTGTTCCTCAAAATATCGAAGAAACCATCGATTCGACGGAACACGGACTGGGAGGCGGCTGCCGGACTACTGAAAGGCATTCACGAGACGATTATCCGCCATTCCTATGTTTTGCACTGGCAGCAGATGAAGACTCTGATTAACACCGTGCAGAATCTGATTGTAAATGAGCCCGGCTCTGGCATTCCCGAGGGCGTCTCCAGTGCAGGGGCAGCGCTCATGTCTCAGAATCCGCCGGCCTTTTTCTGCTCGGCCGTGGTGCGTCTGGTGGCCCTACAGGTGGTCAGCCCCGTGGACTGTTTCTCTCTTGTCCAAATATGCGGAGGCAGCGCCGAGTTTGCCACGCAGGAAAAGGCCGAGGGATTTCTGATGCATCTGATCATGCCGCTGTGTCTGAAGGTCTGTTCGGGACGCGGCGTTTCGGATGTTGGCGAGCTGAAGATGACCGATGTAACCTTCCTGCTCACCGCCGTCCTCAATGCAATGAGTCCCCCAGCGGGACGAACGGGTCAGGCTGTGTCCCAGATCAATCGAGTCACGGGAGATCTGCGAGCCGGCTCTCTTACCTTCACCGGCAGCCGCGATGCCAAGCGTCCAGCACGCATTTCCGGCTCCCTCTATCAAGCGGCCTTTTTGGCCCTGCGCATCGTGTGCATCTGCTTTGAGAATCGCCTGTCTACCGAGTGGCCTCGCATTGTACGGGTGATGCGGGATCTAGGCAGACGAAACGAAGCTGCCCCCGATCTATGGAGCTTCATGGAGTTCGTAGTCACCCACCGCACGCCACTCTACATTGTTCTATTGCCATTTATTATGCATAAGGTAAGGATTAAACGTTGAAGATTGAACGGATTGTAACTTCCCATCTGTTACAGATCTCACAGCCTCCCATTGGCGATCACGAGCGACACATGCAGTTCATCATTAGAGAGCGTCTGCGCGGAACACCACCACAAGGCGGCATCAAGTCCAAGGGAgccctgctgctggagctggccaGAGAATTGCGCGACCTGCGTGACGAATTGGAGGAGAAGCGATATGGTAAGTCTATGTGGTGGCCGCTGACAGTTTCCACACATCCGCTTATGTTTCAGTCTCCACAGATCGCGAGAGTTCCGAGCAAAAGAAGAGCGACACACCGGCGGCCACCAGTGCGGCAGATGCCCACAAGTCCCAGCAAAGACCTTCACTTATATCTATCTTCACAGGGACAACAACCGGCCAGGCCACCCACTCGCATGTCTCCGCTGTACCAATCGACTCACGCAGCGGCTCCGGCGGCATCTGCACGCCCAGCGATACGTTGTCACAGCAAACACTGCACCCGCCGCGAGAGTCATTGTCCAGCAGCTCAACGGGACGAGATCCACACACCACAACAAGCGAGAGTCAGAGCGGGGATGGAGAGGCAGGATCAGCGCCGACACTGGTTGGCGCAGCGCCCAGTGGTTCAGGCCATGGTACTTCCGGGATGGCATCTGCTTTGCCCTCGCACATGTCGCACTCTCAGTCGCTTCAGCAGCCGCCATTTAAAGCCCAGCCACCAAAGCTGCGCTTCGTTTCGTCTGTGGAATTCAGGCACTCTTCGGGAGAGACATCGACCACCCCGCTGTCGcccgagagtcctgccgaagATAGCTCGGGTGATCATACACGTTCACGTCTACAGCGCTCGAAGGCTGCCAGTCGCAAGACCTTCAGGCTAAAGCGCAGTCGGCTTACGCCTATGGAGCCACCAAGCATCGTAAGCCGATCCAAAATCTCTAATCCTAATCTGTAACCTTACATTAAATAATTTGAAAGGTTACATCGCTGTCCCAAGAGGAGCAACAGCCTCAGGCCCAGCCCAAGGCAATTGGTGAGATATCCTGGGACTCGGTGTCGCAGACATCCTCCACATCCGGCTACCGGGACAATAATAGCTTGCAGACGGGTCTGCTCTCGCCGGATGGCTCATTGGGCGGTCTAACTCTGGGCCGCTCCCCATCGCAGCACTCACTTTTAATGGTGTTCGAGGGACAGGACGAAGACACACTTATTTAACAATCACAGAATGGCGACCGGGCCTACGAACTCTAGTGACTAGCGTGACTTTCAGAGACACAATTAGCACGAATTTGAGATAGAATAGTACTcgtataatataatatatgtatgaatatgtGTTGGGTAGTTGGATGTTAAGTTTTATAGACGAATCGCTGTTTTCCAATTTGTGCCCCGTTTTGTACATGATGAATTACCTTAAAatgttaataaataaacacgGTAGCCGTTCTATGTATCTCCGTTCTTTTTCTGAGCCGCAGACAATGTCTTCACACGATTCTCCTTTACCATCTTGCGCCACTCCATCCACTTGGCCATCTCCGGCTGATCACTGTTGCCATTCTGTGTCTCTAGTTGCATGTAGTAGGCCTCGCGCAATATCTTAAAGGCCTGGATGCTGTAATATGGCTGTTGTGTGACCGGATCAAAGTAGCGTGCTGGCAGTCTGGTGATGGGACAAATGCCACTAGTGGGTTTGGGCGGAGGCTTGGGTCGGCAAATCGATTGGAACACCTTGTCGTTGAAGTCGTTCTCGATGGTGACGAATGTGCGCTCACACTTGGAGGCTGGATCGTTTGGATCATGCGGCAAGGTAGTTGCCCGAGTGGGCTTCCGCATCACAGGCATGGTCAACGAATGGTAACGTATTGTAGCCCCATTAAAAGTGCGCTTGGTGGGacgtgttttctttttctccaATTCCATTTTCTGGAATTTCTCTGCAATTACGAATGAATACTCAATTATTGTAGCTTCAGCAAATAATTTAAAGACATACCAAGGGAAAGGATGTTCTCCTCTTCGGTTATTTTTGCCTCCTCCAGGAGTTCTTCTTGTGTGGGCATGTAATCCTCAACGCGAACCTTCTTTTTCTTGCGCTTCCGTGCATCGTCCAATTCCTTGAGGCGTTTCTTTGTGGCCTGTGTTTTGATAGCCGTCGATGTGCGTATGGACTTGCGACCCGAGTCGAGGACAGTAAAGCGCGGCCGCACTCTACGTTTGACCATACCGCCTCCACCGCGCTTTTTATGCAGTGCCGGTACGGATTTTGTCTCCTTTTTGGCAGCAGGTGGCGGCTCCTGTAAGGAAAGCCTTGTTACAAAACAATATAAATGTACGAAATTTGAGGAATCGCACCTTGTAAGCCTTTGTATTGACGCCGCCTCGTTTCCGCTTCTTCTCTGTCGGCTCTTCTTGGTCGGAT contains:
- the YL-1 gene encoding vacuolar protein sorting-associated protein 72 homolog, whose product is MAASRARRNNAGNRIATLLDEEEEDDFYKTTYGGFQEEGEDKEYEQKDEEDDVVDSDFSIDEQDEPVSDQEEPTEKKRKRGGVNTKAYKEPPPAAKKETKSVPALHKKRGGGGMVKRRVRPRFTVLDSGRKSIRTSTAIKTQATKKRLKELDDARKRKKKKVRVEDYMPTQEELLEEAKITEEENILSLEKFQKMELEKKKTRPTKRTFNGATIRYHSLTMPVMRKPTRATTLPHDPNDPASKCERTFVTIENDFNDKVFQSICRPKPPPKPTSGICPITRLPARYFDPVTQQPYYSIQAFKILREAYYMQLETQNGNSDQPEMAKWMEWRKMVKENRVKTLSAAQKKNGDT